The Bacteroidales bacterium genome includes a region encoding these proteins:
- a CDS encoding C10 family peptidase, translated as MVHKKSVLTTVLFFLFVSMMFAAPISKKTAEQAALNWMSYYSGKSVDNITVKNVVTTEYEDSNVLYTFTFKEGGFVIVAGDDQAYPILGYDTESKADTKDMPVQMNDWIDQYSKEINQIRIEKLTDKDAEQEWKNILNNNFSAYEKDKYQYGPLISAMWHQKKQSSSKFWNKLCPYDSDGPGDRAYAGCVAVAMAQVMKMWNHPSQGYGSHGYTHSDYGYLYAYFNWTYYNFSTMSNTSANYDVQRLLYHCGISVDMGYGPDCSGAYMSKVDDAFEDYFRYSTSAKYKKKSSYSDDYWKSMIRSDVSYGKPLVYSGGDHAFNLDGAKTNDYFHFNFGWNGWWNGWFKLSSIKPAYGWYNFTSGQDGIFEIKPDSKGEEKSEIAENEILQDMDLVQIYPNPFCTETTISYTLPRAGNVNLEIYSITGQLVYTLVNGQKSARQHTIQWDANDTNGNKMPNGTYFIRMQTEDNTQTTKLVLMR; from the coding sequence ATGGTACACAAAAAAAGTGTTTTAACAACAGTATTATTTTTTCTGTTTGTTTCAATGATGTTTGCAGCACCAATTTCAAAAAAAACTGCAGAACAGGCGGCATTAAATTGGATGAGTTATTATTCCGGAAAAAGTGTAGATAATATCACTGTTAAAAATGTGGTAACTACAGAATATGAAGACAGTAATGTTCTTTATACTTTTACTTTCAAAGAAGGCGGTTTTGTAATAGTTGCCGGTGATGATCAAGCATATCCTATACTCGGTTATGATACAGAATCTAAAGCCGATACAAAAGATATGCCTGTTCAAATGAATGATTGGATTGATCAATACAGTAAAGAAATCAATCAAATCCGGATTGAAAAATTAACGGACAAAGATGCAGAACAAGAATGGAAAAATATTTTGAATAATAATTTTTCTGCTTATGAAAAAGATAAATATCAATACGGGCCGCTTATCTCAGCTATGTGGCATCAAAAAAAGCAAAGTTCTTCAAAATTCTGGAATAAATTATGTCCTTATGATTCTGACGGACCGGGTGATCGTGCTTATGCCGGCTGCGTTGCAGTAGCAATGGCACAGGTAATGAAAATGTGGAATCATCCTTCTCAAGGTTATGGCTCACATGGTTATACACATAGTGATTATGGTTATCTTTATGCATATTTTAATTGGACTTATTATAATTTTTCAACTATGTCAAATACATCAGCAAATTACGATGTACAAAGACTTTTATACCATTGTGGCATTTCTGTAGATATGGGTTACGGACCGGATTGTTCCGGAGCATATATGTCTAAAGTAGATGATGCTTTTGAAGATTATTTCAGATACAGTACTTCAGCAAAATACAAAAAAAAGAGCAGTTACTCGGATGACTATTGGAAATCAATGATCAGAAGTGATGTATCTTATGGGAAGCCATTAGTTTACAGTGGAGGAGATCATGCTTTTAATCTTGACGGAGCAAAAACTAATGATTATTTTCATTTCAATTTTGGATGGAACGGATGGTGGAACGGTTGGTTTAAGTTAAGCAGTATCAAACCTGCTTATGGTTGGTATAATTTCACTTCCGGGCAGGACGGTATTTTTGAAATTAAACCTGATTCCAAAGGTGAAGAAAAATCTGAAATCGCTGAAAATGAAATTCTTCAAGATATGGATTTAGTTCAAATCTATCCAAATCCTTTCTGCACAGAAACTACAATAAGCTATACTTTACCCAGAGCAGGTAATGTAAACTTGGAAATTTACAGTATTACGGGACAACTTGTATATACACTTGTAAACGGTCAAAAATCTGCCAGACAACACACTATACAATGGGATGCAAACGATACCAACGGCAATAAAATGCCAAACGGTACATATTTCATACGTATGCAAACCGAAGATAATACACAAACAACCAAGCTTGTATTAATGCGATAA
- a CDS encoding C10 family peptidase, whose translation MVHKKSVLTTVLFFLFVSMMFAAPISKKTAEQAALNWMSYYSGKSVDNITVKNVVTTEYEDNNVLYIFTFKEGGFVIVAGDDQAYPILGYDTESKADMKDMPVQMNDWIDQYSKEINQIRIENFTDKNANSEWKNILNNDFSAYETDKWQYGPFISAEWNQGSSWNELCPYDSDGPGDHAYAGCVAVAMAQVMKTWNHPSYGSGSHGYYCDYGWLSANFYYNYYFSGMSNYSANYYSRRLLLHCGIAVDMDYGPDGSGASMSRVDDAFEDYFRYSTSAKYRQKIYHTSGGWNSLIMTEMYNSRPLVYRGTDSFWNGGHAFNLDGAKTNDYFHFNFGWSGSWDGWFKLSSINPGGSNYTKYQAGIFEIRPNSKGEEKSDNGEEKSEIAENEILQDIDLIQIYPNPFSTETTISYTLPRAGNVNLEIYSITGQLVYTLVNGKKSAGQHTIQWDANDSNGNKMPNGTYFIRLQTEDNTKTTKVVLMQ comes from the coding sequence ATGGTACACAAAAAAAGTGTTTTAACAACAGTATTATTTTTTCTGTTTGTTTCAATGATGTTTGCAGCACCAATTTCAAAAAAAACTGCAGAACAGGCGGCATTAAATTGGATGAGTTATTATTCCGGAAAAAGTGTAGATAATATCACTGTTAAAAATGTGGTAACTACAGAATATGAAGACAATAATGTTCTTTATATTTTCACTTTCAAAGAAGGTGGTTTTGTTATAGTTGCCGGTGATGATCAAGCATATCCTATACTCGGTTATGATACGGAATCTAAAGCCGATATGAAAGATATGCCTGTTCAAATGAATGATTGGATAGATCAATACAGTAAAGAAATTAATCAAATCCGGATTGAAAATTTTACTGACAAAAATGCAAATTCGGAATGGAAAAATATCTTGAATAATGATTTTTCTGCTTATGAAACCGATAAATGGCAATATGGCCCTTTTATTTCTGCTGAATGGAATCAAGGTTCTTCATGGAATGAACTATGCCCGTATGATTCTGACGGACCGGGTGATCACGCTTATGCAGGATGTGTTGCCGTAGCTATGGCACAGGTAATGAAAACATGGAATCATCCTTCTTACGGAAGCGGTTCACATGGTTATTATTGCGATTATGGCTGGCTGTCTGCCAATTTTTACTATAACTATTATTTTTCCGGTATGTCAAATTATTCTGCGAATTACTATTCAAGAAGACTTTTGCTTCACTGTGGTATTGCCGTAGATATGGACTACGGACCTGATGGTTCCGGAGCATCTATGTCTAGAGTTGATGATGCTTTTGAAGATTATTTCAGATACAGTACTTCAGCAAAATACAGGCAAAAAATATATCACACTTCCGGCGGGTGGAATTCTTTGATTATGACAGAAATGTATAACAGCAGGCCTTTAGTTTACAGAGGAACTGATAGTTTTTGGAACGGTGGTCATGCTTTTAATCTTGACGGCGCTAAAACAAATGATTATTTCCATTTCAATTTTGGATGGAGCGGAAGCTGGGACGGTTGGTTTAAATTAAGCAGCATCAACCCCGGTGGTTCAAATTATACTAAATATCAGGCCGGTATTTTTGAAATTAGACCTAATTCCAAAGGTGAAGAAAAATCTGATAATGGTGAAGAAAAATCTGAAATCGCAGAAAATGAAATTCTTCAAGATATAGATTTAATTCAGATCTATCCAAATCCTTTCAGCACAGAAACTACAATAAGCTATACTTTACCCAGAGCAGGTAATGTAAACTTGGAAATTTACAGTATTACGGGACAACTTGTATATACACTTGTAAACGGTAAAAAATCAGCCGGACAACACACTATACAATGGGATGCAAACGACAGCAACGGCAATAAAATGCCAAACGGTACATATTTTATCCGTTTGCAAACCGAAGATAATACAAAAACAACCAAAGTTGTATTAATGCAATAA